The genomic window TCTACATAGGTGATCTAGATCCTCAGATAAGCGGAGGTAACTCTGAACAGGACTACGACTCGGTATGGGTCGACAACGGTACAAAATGCCAGTTCTCTAACAGCGAGGGACCTTTCAACATTGAAGAGATTTTCAAATGGGATAACAACTACTATGATATTAAATCAATTGAATCTGACAAGTTAAGGATCTACAATGCTACACAGCCAGTCAGATTTAGGGACATGTTCGATCGTGATGTTAACAGTGTTAAGACGTTTACTTCTGTTGATACTGTTAACTTTACCCGTCTCGACAGAAGAAGCTATGATACTGCAGTCATAAGAAGAGAGGAAGCAGTTCAAGAGATCGACACTGATACCGATAAGAGGGAAAAGTTTGAAAACTTCCTGAAACAGGGATCAGCTCTAATTTTAGCTAATCTGTCAAGCAGCAGTTTTGAAAACGGTGACTTCCTAGATGATACCGGGTTTGAATACGTTGATGTCTCATATCAGGGTTCCTATGATGGAGACTCGGCAGAATCAGGTTTTGATTCAAGTACGTCCGCTCAAGAAGCACAAACCAGTTTCCTGGGCTTGGAGGGAGAAGAAGACAATCTGGAGATGGCTCCTTCAACCAAGGTCATATCTGACACTGAGAGAACACTGGAATCTGGAAAGGCACTGGTTAAATCCTCTAAGCTCTACGACTTCAGCGAGTGGAACAGGGAAAAACAGAACATGAACTCTGTAACTCCAGAGGAGGTAGAAGGAAAGCCTGACAGCAAATGCCTAGACAATAAACCAGAGGCATTGACAGAGGCAGTCTTCGACTTCCCGGATTTTGATTACAACGTGTTGAACGCGGAACTAGGTACATCCGATAGTTACTGCAACAACAATAACGTCAGAGCGGTAAAGGTTGACCTAGATCGTGATGGAGACTACTTAGATGAGAATGAAGGTCCGTTCCTGAACGGTGATCAAATCACTATAGATAACAGAGTCTACAACCTGAACATTACAGTATACGACCCTGATCCGAATATAGGCTGCGACCAAGAAGGAGGCTGCGTAAGTTTCGAATACCGAGGAGATGAAAAAGTCGAAGTCATTCCTAGGAGAAGATCTCTCAAAAACCTGCCCTCCGGAGGAAAAATAGCCTTAACCTCATACAGACAGAATTATGACGCTGAAAGCTTGAAGGCGATTGTATCTACTATTTACTGGCTTAGAGGCAGCCAAACAAGTTTCACAGGGCAGAAAACTCCGGGCGAAACATCTACGAAAACCTACTCAAGCATCAAAGAGGAAACATATCTTCCATACGAAATAAACTTCAGGTGGGGTCAGTGAATAAAGGACAGTTCATGATCATATCCGTAATAATAGCAAGCCTCATCACCATAAGCCTAGCAGCAACCATATCACAGATCCAGCTACAGAGACACAATGTAGAAGAAACCTCGCTTCATACAAACAAAATAGAGACGGAAATAGAGAAAATAACAGCCGATGGCGTAATAACAACTAAAGAGGAAAGAAACTTCAGAAAACTACTGGGATACATCGACAACTACGAGACAGAACCGGTATTCAACCACTCAGGTCCATGCATCAAAGTAAAAATGCGGTCCACAGACCGCAGAATAGAAACAGAATGCATCAACTAGAAGCCATGGATAAACTCAACTTCCTCATCCTCCAGCTCCAACTGACCCTGAAGACCATCATAATGATCAAGGAAATCACCAAACATAGGAAGAGAAGACTTCACATCCCTCTGCGACATATGCAGCTTCTCACCCATCTTTGAAGAAATACTGTCAAGCTTGTTCCTAGCAGCTCTCGAACTTCCCATCCTCTGAATCTTCGACGGATATTGATACTTCGTCCAACCACTGTACTTCTCATCCTTCGCCAACGCTACACCAACTGTAGAAAACTGGAAAACATACTTCATCAACTTCCAGTTCATCCTCTTCCTAATCCTGCCATTGAACAGATCTGCCTCCGAAATCCAATAATAAGCACGAGCCAAATCCTCACTCCTCTGATACTCTCGAGGAGCATTCTCCCTGATCCACTGCAAAAAAGTATCCGCATCCTCATCCAAATTCTGCGTAGCCTGATTAGCAGTTGACGCAGTAGAAGTCTTAAACACGATTTTCAAAGCATCAAAGATATCCTGCCGATCGTCACGAGAAGCCTGCTGCTTAACATCCTCAACAGTCAACTTCTCCCTTCCAAGCGCCAATGCTTGTAAGTCGTTAATCGCTGACCGCATCTGTCCGCCAGCACTCCTGGCAATCCTCTTCGGAGCACCATCCTCATAATCAATACCTTCGTTGTCTAGTATTTCACGGAGATGAGCAGCAATACTGTTAGTATGTACGGAATCCAGTTTAATTTCCTTTGCTCGGTTCCTCAAAGATCGGATACTTTGATCATACGCATCGTTTGCTGTCATGATTACCGGGAAGCGTGAATTATCTACTATGTTTCCAATTTCCTTGACGCCACCTCTATCCGAGTTGCCAGACATGCCGTCAACTTCGTCGATCAGTATCAGTTTTTTGCCGCCGTAGAAAGATTGCTGAAGAGTAGCCTCTTTCAACTCTTCCTTTAATTTTTTCTTGGTTCTTACATCGGAAGCATTCGTCTCAACGAGTTCATAACCTACATCGTTCGCAAGAGCTTCAACAAGAGAGGTCTTACCGGTTCCTGCCTGTCCATGAAGCAGTACAGGTTTATCTCCCTGTTCCCAGTCTTCTATCCATTCCTGAAGTTCTTTTTTCTCACTGGATGCTCCTCTGTACTCATCCAGCGTTTCCGGCCTATATTTCTGTACCCACATGGTGTTATACTCAACTCGAAAATCTTTGATTTTCTGCGTTCCCAGAAACTCCAGAAGGAGTTTCGTCAATCACGCAATAAGCCACGCTTCGGCGGCTTTCAGGTTTTGAAGTTTCATTTTAATTATGTTCCAGGTCTGCCATTTTGGCGAGGAAAGCTTCTATCTGGATGTCTGCACTTCCGCCTTCGCTGATTCTGAATTCGAACTCGCCCAGGTTTTCGATTATTTCTAGTTTGGCTCTTTCTGAGATGTCGAGGTCGAAAATCTCTCGGTGAACGGAGTCTATCACATCCTGTCCATCCAGTCCTCTGTCAATCATAAGGTCGGCTAGTGTGTCTCTGGCGTCCATGAAGTTGCCGCTGAGAGAGTCGTCCAGGATTTCTCTGATTTCGTCCGGCCTTAGACTGGCTGCGATACCGTAAATATCATCTTCCTCGATCTCATCATTGTTGATCGAAGCAGTCTGCAGAATGTTTGTGACTCTCCTGAGGTCGCCTTCTGCGACCCGCATAACTGCTTCAACGGCTTCTTCGGAGATTTTGAAGTCTTCATCTTCACCAAGCCTTGTAATATAGTTTTTGACATCGCTCTCTTCCAAACGATTGAATCTGAATACTGCGCATCTGGACTGAATAGGATCAATAATCTTTGAAGAATAGTTACAGGATAGAATAAATCTGCAGTTATCCGAAAACTGCTCCATAGTTCTTCTCAAGGCTTGCTGAGCATCTGAAGTAAGAGCATCGGCCTCGTCAAGGAAGATTATCTTGTAATCAGCTCCGATACTTTTGGTCCGAGCGAAGTTCTTGATCTTTTCTCTTACAACATCGATACCTCTCTCATCGGAAGCATTGGTCTCCATAAAGTTCTGCTTCCATTCATCACCATACAAGTCTTTGGCGAGTGCGATTGCTGATGTTGTTTTTCCCGTTCCCGCTGGGCCTGCGAACAGCATGTGTGGTACTTCGTCGTTTTCCACGAATGCTTCAAGTCTGTCTACAATGTTTTCCTGTCCGACAACTTCGCTCAGTGTATCCGGTCTATGTTTTTCCGTCCAGACATCTATCATCTGAGATTCACCTCAGCTGATGGTCTCTGGAACGAGAAAACTCGTTTTAGGTTCCAGACATCTATCATGAAAAATCAGTCTGGTTTCAAGCTTTTATGCCCTCCGACTCCAAAATGTATTTGTGAAGATAACGCTTACGGGGACGCCTGGAACAGGGAAAACAACTGTCTCAGATAAACTTGCTGAACGAGGATATGATGTAGTTCATCTCACCCGGTATTTTGAGGAGAATGATATAGGTGAGGAGAAAGCCGGTGAGCGAGAGGTAAGAATCGGTCAGATGGTTGACTCGCTTGAATCTGAGGAGTTCCCTGAGGATGTTGTGATTGAAGGTCATCTATCACATCACTTCCCGTCAGATGCCTGTGTTGTTCTGAGATGCCGACCCGATATGCTTGAGGAAAGGCTTTCCAGCAGAGATTACTCGGATAGAAAAATTGAGGAAAATGTTGAAGCTGAAAAACTAGATATTGTATTATCTGAAGCAGTTCAGAACCAGGAAACTGTTATTGAAGTAGATACGACAGGGAAGACAGTTGAATCGACTATTAAAGAAATTTTAAACAGTCTTAGTAGGGAAGAAAGTGATTATGGCGGTGTAGACTGGACAGAGTTCATATAGTCTGAAAACTTAAATTCTAAGGCAGTCCACACTGTAACCGTGGGGTCTTCAAAAGGACAGTCAGCAGTAGAGTACTTAACAACCTACGGATGGATGGTTCTAGTCCTAACTGTAGCGGGATCGGCAGTTTTTACTACGGTCTCGCCAGGCTGCCAGGTAAGTGTTCAAGCAGGACCCGCCAGCTCTTTAACTGCCTCAGAATCAGGTCTTGAAGAAGGCAACACTCTTTCAGTTATCTTACGTAATTCTGAGTCATCTCTGATTGAAATCCGCTCGGTAAAACTCGAAGGACGCCAAGAATCAGCAAAAAACACGCAAATACCGGTCGGAGAAGAGAAAAAATACGAAGTAACCTCGGTTAAACCTTCTGGAGAATGCCAAGAATACGACATGACCTTAGCATACAGTACACAGAACTTACCAAACCTTGAGCAAAAATTCACGGTCAGAGGCAAATT from Candidatus Nanohalobium constans includes these protein-coding regions:
- a CDS encoding replication factor C large subunit translates to MWVQKYRPETLDEYRGASSEKKELQEWIEDWEQGDKPVLLHGQAGTGKTSLVEALANDVGYELVETNASDVRTKKKLKEELKEATLQQSFYGGKKLILIDEVDGMSGNSDRGGVKEIGNIVDNSRFPVIMTANDAYDQSIRSLRNRAKEIKLDSVHTNSIAAHLREILDNEGIDYEDGAPKRIARSAGGQMRSAINDLQALALGREKLTVEDVKQQASRDDRQDIFDALKIVFKTSTASTANQATQNLDEDADTFLQWIRENAPREYQRSEDLARAYYWISEADLFNGRIRKRMNWKLMKYVFQFSTVGVALAKDEKYSGWTKYQYPSKIQRMGSSRAARNKLDSISSKMGEKLHMSQRDVKSSLPMFGDFLDHYDGLQGQLELEDEEVEFIHGF
- a CDS encoding replication factor C small subunit; protein product: MIDVWTEKHRPDTLSEVVGQENIVDRLEAFVENDEVPHMLFAGPAGTGKTTSAIALAKDLYGDEWKQNFMETNASDERGIDVVREKIKNFARTKSIGADYKIIFLDEADALTSDAQQALRRTMEQFSDNCRFILSCNYSSKIIDPIQSRCAVFRFNRLEESDVKNYITRLGEDEDFKISEEAVEAVMRVAEGDLRRVTNILQTASINNDEIEEDDIYGIAASLRPDEIREILDDSLSGNFMDARDTLADLMIDRGLDGQDVIDSVHREIFDLDISERAKLEIIENLGEFEFRISEGGSADIQIEAFLAKMADLEHN
- a CDS encoding adenylate kinase family protein; the protein is MKITLTGTPGTGKTTVSDKLAERGYDVVHLTRYFEENDIGEEKAGEREVRIGQMVDSLESEEFPEDVVIEGHLSHHFPSDACVVLRCRPDMLEERLSSRDYSDRKIEENVEAEKLDIVLSEAVQNQETVIEVDTTGKTVESTIKEILNSLSREESDYGGVDWTEFI